A genomic region of Solanum dulcamara chromosome 2, daSolDulc1.2, whole genome shotgun sequence contains the following coding sequences:
- the LOC129880542 gene encoding probable polyamine oxidase 5 — protein MVTKKPKVVIIGAGMAGLTAANKIYTTACSKELLELCVVEGGNRIGGRIKTSEFVGSRIEMGATWIHGIGGSPVYKIAQEIDSLDSDKPWECMDEYLDEPLTIAEGGYELNSSIVDPISNLFKKLMDFAQGKPIDDVEFAETYRSSNRNLSVGSFLRKGLDAYWSSMKNQEETPGFDNWTRKSLEEGIFAMLENTQRTYTSAGDLETLDFNAESEYRMFPGKEITIAKGYSTIVESLASVLPAGMIQLGRKVTKIEWQPDDGVNCDVTKPVKLHFYDGAIMYADHVIVTVSLGVLKQGIGDNTEAMFSPPLPRFKTEAISRLGFGVVNKLFLQLSPNKDEAMKFPNLQMVFHQSDSKLRHPRIPWWMRRTASLCPIYGTSNVLLSWFAGKEALELESLSDEEIIDGFSTMISNLLENSKRHLNNTHDLCNGHANSSIKFDKVLKSQWGTDPLFLGSYSYVAVGSSGDDLDSMAEPLPKRSNHSFNSPPLQILFAGEATHRTHYSTTHGAYFSGLREANRLLQHYHRIDI, from the coding sequence ATGGTGACCAAGAAACCAAAAGTTGTGATAATAGGTGCAGGAATGGCAGGTCTTACAGCAGCTAACAAGATCTACACAACTGCATGCTCTAAAGAATTGTTAGAGCTTTGTGTTGTGGAGGGTGGTAATAGGATTGGTGGAAGGATTAAAACTTCAGAGTTTGTTGGGAGTAGGATTGAGATGGGTGCTACTTGGATCCATGGAATTGGGGGTAGCCCTGTTTACAAGATAGCTCAGGAGATTGACTCACTTGATTCAGACAAGCCTTGGGAGTGTATGGATGAGTACTTGGATGAGCCATTGACAATAGCTGAAGGAGGTTATGAGCTCAATTCTTCCATTGTTGACCCCATATCCAACCTTTTCAAGAAACTGATGGATTTTGCTCAAGGGAAACCTATTGATGATGTCGAATTTGCTGAAACTTACAGATCCTCCAATAGGAATCTTAGTGTTGGTTCTTTCCTAAGGAAAGGGCTTGATGCCTACTGGAGTTCGATGAAAAACCAAGAGGAAACCCCGGGGTTCGATAACTGGACCAGAAAATCACTGGAGGAAGGAATTTTTGCAATGCTTGAGAACACACAAAGGACTTACACATCAGCTGGTGATTTGGAGACTCTAGATTTTAATGCAGAAAGCGAGTATCGTATGTTTCCAGGGAAAGAGATAACCATTGCCAAAGGCTACTCCACTATAGTTGAATCTTTGGCATCTGTTCTGCCAGCTGGTATGATTCAATTAGGCCGAAAGGTCACAAAAATTGAATGGCAGCCTGATGATGGTGTAAACTGTGATGTTACTAAGCCAGTAAAGCTACATTTTTATGATGGAGCAATCATGTATGCTGATCATGTGATTGTTACAGTGTCACTTGGGGTTCTAAAACAAGGGATTGGCGATAATACTGAAGCAATGTTTAGTCCTCCACTTCCTAGATTTAAGACTGAAGCAATCTCAAGGCTTGGTTTTGGTGTTGTTAACAAGCTATTCTTGCAACTAAGTCCAAACAAGGATGAAGCCATGAAGTTTCCTAACTTGCAGATGGTCTTCCATCAGTCAGACTCAAAATTAAGGCATCCAAGAATCCCCTGGTGGATGAGGAGGACAGCTTCTTTATGTCCTATCTATGGCACTTCAAATGTTCTATTGTCATGGTTTGCCGGGAAAGAGGCTCTTGAGCTTGAATCACTTAGTGATGAGGAGATCATTGATGGTTTCTCAACAatgatctcaaatttactagaaaACTCAAAGAGGCATCTCAACAACACCCATGACTTGTGCAATGGGCATGCTAACTCTTCCATCAAATTTGATAAGGTTTTAAAGAGCCAATGGGGTACAGATCCACTCTTCTTAGGGTCATATAGTTATGTGGCAGTTGGATCAAGTGGAGATGATTTGGATAGTATGGCTGAGCCATTGCCAAAAAGGAGCAATCATAGTTTTAATTCCCCTCCACTTCAAATTCTGTTTGCAGGGGAAGCAACACATAGAACCCATTATTCAACAACTCATGGTGCTTACTTTAGTGGCCTAAGAGAAGCCAACAGGCTCCTTCAGCACTACCACCGTATTGATATATGA